In Magnetococcales bacterium, a single genomic region encodes these proteins:
- a CDS encoding thiosulfate oxidation carrier protein SoxY produces MQNIELNDMNRRDFILTAGAAGLCVVAMTSLPRWAGAADIQAMIAEHVGPGTPVMEKVEINPPEKAETGALVRLPVKVEHPMESGNYVESVSVFVEENPRPFVGKFEFFPESGVVDMEIRIKMAKSSKVHVIARTNSGKLYGVVKKVDVAEGGCAG; encoded by the coding sequence ATGCAGAATATAGAGCTGAATGATATGAACCGTCGGGACTTTATCCTTACGGCTGGTGCAGCGGGTCTCTGTGTGGTGGCCATGACATCTTTACCGCGTTGGGCAGGTGCGGCGGATATTCAGGCCATGATTGCCGAACATGTCGGGCCCGGCACCCCGGTCATGGAAAAAGTTGAGATCAATCCGCCTGAAAAGGCTGAAACTGGTGCTCTGGTGCGTCTTCCCGTCAAGGTGGAGCACCCCATGGAGTCGGGCAACTATGTCGAATCCGTGAGTGTCTTCGTCGAGGAGAACCCCCGGCCCTTTGTCGGGAAGTTTGAGTTTTTCCCGGAGAGCGGGGTTGTGGACATGGAGATTCGCATCAAAATGGCCAAGAGTTCCAAAGTCCATGTGATCGCCAGAACCAACTCAGGTAAGTTGTACGGCGTCGTCAAGAAGGTGGATGTTGCAGAAGGTGGTTGTGCGGGCTGA
- the soxZ gene encoding thiosulfate oxidation carrier complex protein SoxZ: MSDIGGPRIAEVKGPVAPGTIVEIKAAIRHPMESGLRKNKDTGELVPAHFIEKIEAVYLDKPVLKATWTGSMSQNPFFRFNLKATKSGKLKVTWTDNKGSSWSQETEIKVQ; the protein is encoded by the coding sequence ATGTCAGATATCGGAGGACCACGCATCGCCGAGGTCAAGGGTCCGGTGGCGCCCGGAACCATCGTTGAGATCAAGGCGGCCATTCGGCACCCCATGGAGAGCGGCCTGCGCAAAAACAAGGATACCGGTGAGCTTGTTCCGGCGCACTTTATCGAAAAGATCGAAGCCGTGTACCTGGATAAGCCGGTCCTTAAGGCCACCTGGACCGGGAGCATGTCGCAGAATCCCTTTTTCCGCTTCAATCTGAAAGCCACCAAGAGCGGCAAGCTGAAAGTCACCTGGACCGATAACAAGGGCAGCAGTTGGAGTCAGGAGACCGAAATCAAGGTACAGTAG